Proteins encoded in a region of the Zea mays cultivar B73 chromosome 4, Zm-B73-REFERENCE-NAM-5.0, whole genome shotgun sequence genome:
- the LOC100275387 gene encoding uncharacterized protein LOC100275387 codes for MGALVWWQATHDTARAPHPPRQGVRGTRASISTTTTFMAVPASASASACARAGPPQPRHRARSAAATAAAFLLRRHQRPPRQIINIVDDRRASSDLRCRRRLLTARGERPSHDDDEDEDEDEEQTSSAGGGYGSFGAAVALFNRGEYHACHDVVEELWYSAEDPARTLLHGLLQCAVGFHHLFNQNHRGAMMELGEGLCKLRKLQLDGDGDNDGGGPFSRFRDEIAAVLQFLYRTQKELAACTDELCLTMDGSPSSYQLLGNFAAGQQLYRLELLEAEEDGACSSILFSAPNGGGGIAAQGAAPRPQRVKLPTLRATEQHLVALQCTYEYT; via the exons ATGGGTGCTCTCGTCTGGTGGCAAGCCACACACGACACGGCACGGGCACCACATCCCCCAAGGCAAGGCGTACGTGGCACGCGCGCGTCCATCTCCACAACGACGACCTTCATGGCGGTGccggcctccgcctccgcctccgcgtgCGCGCGCGCCGGCCCGCCGCAGCCCCGCCACCGCGCGCGTAGTGCCGCCGCGACCGCGGCGGCGTTCTTGCTCCGCCGCCACCAGCGACCGCCACGGCAGATAATAAACATCGTCGACGACCGCCGTGCCAGCTCCGATCTCCGCTGCCGGCGACGGCTCCTCACGGCGCGAGGCGAGCGCCCGTCCcacgacgacgacgaggacgaggacgaggacgaggagcagACGTCGTCTGCTGGTGGTGGTTACGGGTCCTTCGGCGCGGCGGTGGCGCTGTTCAACCGCGGCGAGTACCACGCGTGCCACGACGTGGTGGAGGAGCTGTGGTACAGCGCCGAGGACCCCGCCCGGACGCTCCTCCACGGCCTCCTCCAGTGCGCCGTCGGCTTCCACCACCTCTTCAACCAG AACCACCGCGGCGCGATGATGGAGCTCGGCGAGGGCCTCTGCAAGCTCCGTAAGCTGCAGCTAGACGGCGACGGCGACAACGACGGGGGCGGCCCTTTCTCCCGGTTCCGGGACGAGATCGCCGCTGTGCTGCAGTTCCTCTACCGCACCCAGAAGGAGCTCGCCGCAT GCACCGATGAGCTGTGCTTAACCATGGACGGCTCGCCGAGCTCGTACCAGCTGCTCGGCAACTTCGCCGCCGGCCAGCAACTGTACCGGCTGGAACTGCTGGAAGCGGAGGAGGACGGGGCTTGTTCCAGCATACTGTTCTCTGCGCCcaacggcggcggcggcatcGCTGCGCAAGGAGCAGCTCCTCGCCCCCAGAGAGTGAAGCTTCCAACGCTGCGTGCCACGGAGCAACATCTGGTAGCGCTTCAGTGTACATACGAATATACGTAG
- the LOC100384529 gene encoding Peroxisomal membrane 22 kDa (Mpv17/PMP22) family protein precursor — MAMASALPLLLAPRAVFASAGPSSPHLRSRRLALRLPPPPRPAALSAPPAAVQPREARRVQPPRAASCCQDPAPAAGGGARDWRMFLAWYLMALDKNPIVTKAVTSAALTLAGDLICQLVIDRVPELDLRRTFVFTFLGLALVGPTLHVWYLYLSKLVTISGASGAIARLILDQFIFSPIFIGVFMSLLVTLEGKPSLVVPKLKQEWLSSVLANWQLWIPFQFLNFYFVPQKFQVLGANFVALAWNVILSFKAHKEVIAK, encoded by the exons ATGGCTATGGCGTCCGCGCTGCCGCTCCTCCTCGCGCCGCGCGCCGTCTTTGCGTCCGCGGGGCCGTCTTCGCCTCATCTCCGCTCCCGCCGCCTCGCGCTGCGTCTTCCTCCCCCTCCCCGACCCGCCGCCCTCTCCGCGCCACCAGCCGCCGTGCAGCCGCGCGAGGCCCGGCGCGTCCAGCCGCCCCGCGCCGCCTCCTGCTGCCAAGATCCCGCTCcggccgcgggaggaggcgccaGGGACTGGCGGATGTTCTTAGCATG GTACCTGATGGCTCTGGACAAGAACCCGATTGTGACTAAGGCGGTCACTTCCGCTGCCCTAACTCTGGCCGGGGACCTCATCTGTCAG CTTGTTATCGATCGAGTTCCAGAACTTGATTTGAGGAGAACATTTGTATTCACATTTTTGGGCCTTGCCCTTGTGGGGCCAACTTTACATGTCTG GTACTTGTATTTGAGCAAATTAGTGACAATCAGTGGGGCATCAGGTGCCATTGCTCGCCTTATACTTGATCAG ttcattttCTCTCCCATTTTCATTGGCGTCTTTATGAGCTTACTAGTCACCTtggagggaaagccctctcttgTGGTGCCAAAGCTTAAGCAG GAATGGTTATCATCAGTGTTGGCGAATTGGCAATTATGGATACCATTTCAGTTTTTGAATTTTTACTTCGTTCCTCAGAAGTTTCAG GTCCTTGGTGCTAATTTTGTAGCCCTTGCATGGAATGTGATTTTATCATTTAAAGCTCACAAGGAAGTTATCGCGAAATAG
- the LOC100384529 gene encoding peroxisomal membrane 22 kDa (Mpv17/PMP22) family protein isoform X1 — protein MFSSQNLSRKRLRKTPKPQQASSLPLLSNLHCSSTAAAGAGGMAMASALPLLLAPRAVFASAGPSSPHLRSRRLALRLPPPPRPAALSAPPAAVQPREARRVQPPRAASCCQDPAPAAGGGARDWRMFLAWYLMALDKNPIVTKAVTSAALTLAGDLICQLVIDRVPELDLRRTFVFTFLGLALVGPTLHVWYLYLSKLVTISGASGAIARLILDQFIFSPIFIGVFMSLLVTLEGKPSLVVPKLKQEWLSSVLANWQLWIPFQFLNFYFVPQKFQVLGANFVALAWNVILSFKAHKEVIAK, from the exons ATGTTTTCTTCACAAAACCTGTCGAGGAAACGCCTTCGCAAAACCCCCAAACCCCAGCaggcatcctctcttcctctccTCTCCAATCTCCATTGCAGCAGCACTGCAGCGGCGGGTGCGGGTGGCATGGCTATGGCGTCCGCGCTGCCGCTCCTCCTCGCGCCGCGCGCCGTCTTTGCGTCCGCGGGGCCGTCTTCGCCTCATCTCCGCTCCCGCCGCCTCGCGCTGCGTCTTCCTCCCCCTCCCCGACCCGCCGCCCTCTCCGCGCCACCAGCCGCCGTGCAGCCGCGCGAGGCCCGGCGCGTCCAGCCGCCCCGCGCCGCCTCCTGCTGCCAAGATCCCGCTCcggccgcgggaggaggcgccaGGGACTGGCGGATGTTCTTAGCATG GTACCTGATGGCTCTGGACAAGAACCCGATTGTGACTAAGGCGGTCACTTCCGCTGCCCTAACTCTGGCCGGGGACCTCATCTGTCAG CTTGTTATCGATCGAGTTCCAGAACTTGATTTGAGGAGAACATTTGTATTCACATTTTTGGGCCTTGCCCTTGTGGGGCCAACTTTACATGTCTG GTACTTGTATTTGAGCAAATTAGTGACAATCAGTGGGGCATCAGGTGCCATTGCTCGCCTTATACTTGATCAG ttcattttCTCTCCCATTTTCATTGGCGTCTTTATGAGCTTACTAGTCACCTtggagggaaagccctctcttgTGGTGCCAAAGCTTAAGCAG GAATGGTTATCATCAGTGTTGGCGAATTGGCAATTATGGATACCATTTCAGTTTTTGAATTTTTACTTCGTTCCTCAGAAGTTTCAG GTCCTTGGTGCTAATTTTGTAGCCCTTGCATGGAATGTGATTTTATCATTTAAAGCTCACAAGGAAGTTATCGCGAAATAG
- the LOC100284294 gene encoding integral membrane protein like isoform X1, translated as MSALKKSDKKAALDFAAWSFNVTTSVGLIMVNKALMATYGFSFGVAVCTVTDVSVNARGLIAAVIAVWSTALQQYYVHFLQRKYSLNSFNLLGHTAPAQAGSLLLVGPFADYLLTGKRVDHFSFSSLALFFLALSCFIAIGVNLSQFICIGRFSAVSFQVLGHMKTVLVLSLGFLFFGKEGLNLQVVLGMVLAVLGMIWYGNASAKPGGKERRSVLPLRSASLKGSSEEKGGAEK; from the exons ATGAGTGCTCTGAAGAAATCCGACAAGAAAGCCGCCCTCGACTTCGCGGCATGGAGCTTCAATGTCACCACGTCGGTCGGACTCATCATGGTCAACAAGGCGTTGATGGCTACGTATGGATTCAGTTTTG GAGTTGCAGTCTGCACAGTTACTGATGTCAGTGTGAATGCAAGAGGTCTAATCGCGGCTGTTATAGCTGTTTGGAGCACAGCTTTGCAACAATAT TATGTCCACTTTCTCCAACGCAAGTACTCTCTGAACTCATTCAACCTGCTGGGCCACACTGCTCCAGCCCAAGCTGGGTCACTCCTGCTAGTGGGACCATTTGCAGATTACTTGTTGACAGGCAAAAGGGTGGATCACTTCAGTTTCTCATCGCTTGCTCTG TTTTTCCTGGCACTCTCATGCTTCATCGCCATTGGTGTTAATCTGAGCCAATTCATCTGTATTGGGCGCTTCTCTGCTGTATCCTTCCAAGTCCTAGGCCACATGAAGACCGTACTTGTTCTGTCCCTTGGGTTCCTATTCTTTGGCAAGGAGGGCCTGAATCTTCAGGTAGTCCTTGGGATGGTTCTGGCCGTTCTTGGAATGATATGGTACGGGAACGCATCTGCCAAACCAGGCGGCAAAGAGCGGCGCAGCGTCCTACCGCTGAGGTCTGCAAGTCTCAAGGGAAGTTCAGAAGAAAAGGGTGGTGCCGAGAAATAG
- the LOC100284294 gene encoding integral membrane protein like (The RefSeq protein has 1 substitution compared to this genomic sequence), with protein MSALKKSDKKAALDFAAWSFNVTTSVGLIMVNKALMATYGFSFATTLTGLHFVTTTLMTIVFRWLGLSQPSHLPLADLVKFVIFSNLSIVGMNVSLMWNSVGFYQIAKLCMIPASCLLEVVFDHVHYSRDTKLSIMVVLIGVAVCTVTDVSVNARGLIAAVIAVWSTALQQYYVHFLQRKYSLNSFNLLGHTAPAQAGSLLLVGPFADYLLTGKRVDHFSFSSLALFFLALSCFIAIGVNLSQFICIGRFSAVSFQVLGHMKTVLVLSLGFLLFGKEGLNLQVVLGMVLAVLGMIWYGNASAKPGGKERRSVLPLRSASLKGSSEEKGGAEK; from the exons ATGAGTGCTCTGAAGAAATCCGACAAGAAAGCCGCCCTCGACTTCGCGGCATGGAGCTTCAATGTCACCACGTCGGTCGGACTCATCATGGTCAACAAGGCGTTGATGGCTACGTATGGATTCAGTTTTG CCACGACATTAACTGGGCTTCATTTTGTGACCACTACCTTGATGACTATTGTATTTCGATGGTTAGGCCTGAGCCAGCCATCCCACTTACCCCTAGCAGATCTAGTTAAATTTGTGATATTTTCGAACTTGTCAATTGTTGGGATGAATGTGAGCTTGATGTGGAACTCTGTGGGCTTTTATCAG ATAGCAAAGCTGTGCATGATACCTGCATCATGTCTTCTGGAGGTTGTCTTTGATCATGTACATTATTCCCGGGACACAAAGCTGAGCATAATGGTTGTGCTTATAGGAGTTGCAGTCTGCACAGTTACTGATGTCAGTGTGAATGCAAGAGGTCTAATCGCGGCTGTTATAGCTGTTTGGAGCACAGCTTTGCAACAATAT TATGTCCACTTTCTCCAACGCAAGTACTCTCTGAACTCATTCAACCTGCTGGGCCACACTGCTCCAGCCCAAGCTGGGTCACTCCTGCTAGTGGGACCATTTGCAGATTACTTGTTGACAGGCAAAAGGGTGGATCACTTCAGTTTCTCATCGCTTGCTCTG TTTTTCCTGGCACTCTCATGCTTCATCGCCATTGGTGTTAATCTGAGCCAATTCATCTGTATTGGGCGCTTCTCTGCTGTATCCTTCCAAGTCCTAGGCCACATGAAGACCGTACTTGTTCTGTCCCTTGGGTTCCTATTCTTTGGCAAGGAGGGCCTGAATCTTCAGGTAGTCCTTGGGATGGTTCTGGCCGTTCTTGGAATGATATGGTACGGGAACGCATCTGCCAAACCAGGCGGCAAAGAGCGGCGCAGCGTCCTACCGCTGAGGTCTGCAAGTCTCAAGGGAAGTTCAGAAGAAAAGGGTGGTGCCGAGAAATAG